One part of the Mycolicibacterium aromaticivorans JS19b1 = JCM 16368 genome encodes these proteins:
- a CDS encoding carboxymuconolactone decarboxylase family protein encodes MTDHDHHSDVLSELNPQHRALRQMIPEVYDGFGALSRAAMGGGAVEAKIKELIAMVIGVVQGCDGCIASHARGAARAGATKQEAAEIIGVSIMMHGGPATIYGARAYTAFCEFADAAGPQPS; translated from the coding sequence ATGACGGATCATGATCACCACTCGGATGTGCTCAGCGAACTGAACCCACAGCACCGGGCCCTGCGCCAGATGATTCCCGAGGTCTACGACGGGTTCGGTGCGTTGAGTCGGGCGGCGATGGGCGGCGGCGCGGTTGAGGCCAAGATCAAGGAACTGATCGCGATGGTGATCGGAGTCGTCCAGGGCTGCGACGGATGCATCGCCTCGCACGCCCGTGGTGCGGCCCGCGCGGGTGCCACCAAGCAGGAGGCGGCCGAGATCATCGGTGTCAGCATCATGATGCACGGCGGCCCGGCCACCATCTACGGCGCGCGCGCCTACACGGCTTTCTGCGAATTCGCCGACGCCGCTGGACCTCAGCCGTCGTAG
- a CDS encoding MBL fold metallo-hydrolase, whose amino-acid sequence MILQQYYLDCLSHASYLIGDETTGRAVVVDPQRDVAEYVADAKKRGLTIELVIETHFHADFLSGHLELAAATGAKIVYSSVAETEFDSMGVADGQRYSLGDVTLEFRHTPGHTPESMSVVIYEHAGDSVPYGVMTGDTLFIGDVGRPDLLASIGFTREELADKLYHSLHDKLMTLPDATRVYPAHGAGSACGKNLSTDLWSTMGDQKATNYALRAPDKATFMSLVTEGQPPAPGYFVYDAILNRKDRGLLDETKMPPAMTYDQVRAAIDSGAVLVDGRTPEEFAQGHLRSAINIGLEGRYAEFAGSVLPSDVDIVLLTEPGQELEGKNRLARIGFDRVIGYLDKPFEVMFENRGDVAVASRLTAQAFDQRAAELADLQIVDVRNPGEVAAGAVPNAIAIPVGQLPSRLDELDPTKPTVVYCAGGYRSSVAASLLRQNGFPDVSDILGGYGAWDDAHQNA is encoded by the coding sequence ATGATTCTGCAGCAGTACTACCTGGACTGCCTGTCCCACGCTTCGTACCTGATCGGTGATGAAACCACCGGCCGTGCAGTCGTTGTCGACCCGCAGCGTGACGTGGCGGAGTATGTGGCCGATGCCAAGAAGCGTGGGTTGACCATCGAGTTGGTGATCGAAACCCATTTCCACGCCGATTTTCTGTCCGGCCACCTGGAGCTGGCCGCGGCGACCGGGGCGAAGATCGTCTACTCCTCGGTCGCGGAGACCGAGTTCGACTCCATGGGGGTTGCCGACGGCCAGCGATATTCTCTCGGTGACGTCACGCTGGAGTTCCGACACACTCCCGGCCACACGCCGGAGTCGATGAGCGTGGTGATCTACGAGCACGCCGGCGATTCCGTTCCCTATGGCGTGATGACCGGGGACACCTTGTTCATCGGCGATGTCGGCCGGCCTGATCTACTCGCCTCGATTGGATTCACCCGCGAGGAGCTCGCCGACAAGCTGTACCACTCGCTGCACGACAAGCTGATGACGCTGCCTGACGCGACGCGGGTGTATCCCGCACACGGTGCCGGCTCGGCCTGCGGCAAGAACCTGTCCACGGATCTGTGGTCGACGATGGGTGACCAGAAGGCGACCAACTACGCGCTGCGCGCACCCGACAAGGCGACGTTCATGAGCCTCGTCACCGAGGGTCAGCCGCCCGCGCCCGGGTATTTCGTCTACGACGCCATCCTCAACCGCAAGGATCGCGGACTGCTGGATGAGACCAAGATGCCGCCCGCCATGACCTACGACCAGGTCCGTGCCGCGATCGACAGCGGCGCCGTCCTCGTGGACGGGCGAACCCCTGAGGAATTCGCCCAAGGCCATCTTCGCAGCGCGATCAACATCGGACTCGAAGGTCGTTACGCCGAGTTCGCCGGATCGGTGCTTCCGTCCGACGTCGACATCGTTCTCTTGACCGAACCCGGTCAGGAACTGGAAGGCAAAAACCGGCTCGCCCGGATCGGTTTCGACCGGGTGATCGGCTACCTGGACAAGCCTTTCGAAGTGATGTTCGAGAATCGCGGCGACGTTGCGGTTGCCTCCCGGCTGACCGCCCAGGCATTCGATCAGCGCGCCGCCGAGCTGGCCGATCTACAGATTGTCGATGTGCGCAACCCCGGTGAGGTCGCGGCGGGCGCCGTTCCGAATGCCATTGCGATTCCGGTCGGCCAGCTGCCTTCCCGATTGGATGAACTGGATCCCACCAAGCCCACCGTCGTGTACTGCGCCGGCGGCTACCGGTCGTCCGTCGCCGCGAGCTTGTTGCGGCAGAACGGTTTCCCCGATGTGAGCGACATCCTGGGCGGCTATGGCGCCTGGGACGACGCCCACCAGAACGCCTGA
- a CDS encoding glutamine synthetase III yields MSGNAARLQAIVNVEAYEPPPFSFDPGEAPGEIFGANVFTLAEMRLRLPKSVYKSVVATIEKGAKLDPAVADAVASVMKDWALSKGATHYAHVFYPMTGLTAEKHDSFLEPVSDGATLAEFAGKTLIQGEPDASSFPSGGLRSTFEARGYTGWDVTSPAYILENPNGNTLCIPTVFVSMTGEALDFKTPLLRSQQAMGAQAERILKLFGHKDFDHIVSFCGPEQEYFLVDRHFFLARPDLINAGRTLFGARPPKGQEFDDHYFGAIPDRVLAFMMDTERELFKLGIPAKTRHNEVAPGQFEIAPMFERANIAADHQQLLMTTFRNIAKKHGMECLFHEKPFAGVNGSGKHVNFSMGNAQFGSLLVPGDTPHENAQFLVFCAAVIRAVHKFGGLLRVSVASATNDHRLGANEAPPAIISIFLGAQLADVFEQIAKGAATSSKGKGVMHIGVDTLPELPTDPGDRNRTSPFAFTGNRFEFRAPGSGQTINVPMIILNTIMADSLDYMATVLETAVAGGESFDEAVQKLLTEIITEHGSVVFNGDGYSENWQIEAAERGLPNLKTTLDAIPQLVTPEAIEVFERYGVFNARELHSREEVRYETYALTVSVEAKLTLEMGSTVILPAAVRYQTELAQNVAALKAAGVEADTTLLETVSPPISELTAALAALKEALGAHGGDTAKEEAEHAASLLPLMDAVRAAADTLESLVADDLWPLPTYQEMLYIL; encoded by the coding sequence TTGAGCGGAAACGCGGCCCGCCTTCAGGCGATCGTCAATGTCGAGGCGTACGAGCCTCCCCCTTTCAGCTTCGATCCGGGCGAAGCGCCAGGCGAGATCTTCGGCGCCAACGTCTTCACCCTGGCCGAAATGCGGCTTCGGCTGCCTAAATCGGTGTACAAGTCGGTCGTCGCGACCATCGAGAAGGGTGCGAAGCTCGATCCGGCAGTCGCCGACGCCGTCGCCTCGGTGATGAAGGACTGGGCATTGTCGAAGGGCGCGACCCACTACGCGCACGTCTTCTACCCGATGACCGGTCTCACCGCCGAAAAGCACGACAGCTTCCTGGAGCCTGTGAGCGACGGCGCGACACTCGCCGAATTTGCAGGTAAGACCCTGATTCAGGGCGAGCCCGACGCATCGAGCTTCCCGTCGGGCGGTCTGCGCAGCACGTTCGAGGCGCGCGGGTATACCGGCTGGGACGTCACCAGCCCGGCCTACATTCTGGAAAACCCGAACGGCAACACCCTGTGCATCCCGACCGTGTTCGTGTCGATGACCGGTGAGGCTCTCGATTTCAAGACCCCGCTGCTGCGTAGCCAGCAGGCGATGGGTGCACAGGCTGAGCGAATCCTGAAGTTGTTCGGCCACAAGGATTTCGATCACATCGTGTCGTTCTGCGGTCCTGAGCAGGAGTACTTCCTGGTCGACCGGCACTTCTTCCTGGCTCGTCCCGACTTGATCAACGCCGGCCGCACGCTGTTCGGTGCGAGACCGCCCAAGGGTCAGGAATTCGACGACCACTACTTCGGCGCCATTCCCGACCGGGTGCTGGCGTTCATGATGGACACCGAGCGAGAGCTGTTCAAGCTGGGCATCCCGGCCAAGACCCGCCACAACGAAGTCGCGCCAGGCCAGTTCGAGATCGCGCCGATGTTCGAGCGGGCCAACATCGCGGCCGACCACCAGCAGCTGCTGATGACGACGTTCCGCAACATCGCCAAGAAGCACGGCATGGAGTGCCTGTTCCACGAGAAGCCGTTCGCCGGTGTCAATGGTTCTGGCAAGCACGTCAACTTCTCGATGGGCAACGCTCAATTCGGCAGTCTGCTGGTGCCGGGTGATACCCCACATGAGAACGCCCAGTTCCTGGTGTTCTGTGCCGCAGTGATCCGTGCCGTGCACAAGTTCGGTGGGTTGCTCAGGGTCTCCGTGGCCTCGGCCACCAACGATCACCGACTTGGCGCGAACGAGGCACCGCCGGCCATCATCTCGATCTTCCTCGGCGCTCAGCTGGCCGACGTGTTCGAGCAGATCGCCAAGGGAGCGGCCACCTCGTCAAAGGGCAAGGGCGTCATGCACATCGGTGTCGACACACTGCCCGAGCTGCCGACCGATCCGGGCGACCGAAACCGGACCAGTCCATTTGCGTTCACCGGCAACCGATTCGAGTTCCGCGCGCCGGGCTCCGGGCAGACGATCAACGTCCCGATGATCATCCTCAACACCATCATGGCCGATTCGCTCGACTACATGGCCACCGTGCTGGAGACGGCCGTCGCAGGCGGCGAGAGCTTCGACGAGGCGGTGCAGAAGCTGCTCACCGAGATCATCACCGAGCACGGTTCAGTCGTGTTCAACGGCGACGGATACTCGGAGAACTGGCAGATCGAGGCGGCCGAGCGCGGCCTGCCGAATCTCAAGACGACACTCGATGCCATTCCGCAGCTGGTGACACCGGAGGCGATCGAGGTCTTCGAGCGGTACGGGGTCTTCAACGCCCGGGAGCTGCACAGCCGCGAAGAGGTCCGGTACGAGACATATGCCCTTACGGTCAGCGTCGAAGCCAAGTTGACCCTCGAGATGGGCTCGACGGTGATCCTGCCTGCGGCCGTTCGGTACCAGACCGAGTTGGCGCAGAACGTCGCGGCGCTGAAAGCAGCCGGGGTGGAGGCGGACACCACCTTGCTGGAGACCGTGTCCCCGCCGATTTCGGAGCTGACCGCCGCGTTGGCCGCACTCAAGGAAGCGCTGGGTGCACACGGCGGCGACACCGCAAAGGAGGAGGCCGAGCACGCGGCGAGCTTGCTGCCGCTGATGGATGCGGTGCGTGCGGCCGCGGACACGTTGGAAAGCCTTGTTGCCGACGACCTCTGGCCGCTGCCCACCTACCAGGAGATGCTCTACATCCTCTGA
- a CDS encoding Gfo/Idh/MocA family protein, with the protein MSDLRVAVLGVGIMGADHVARLTSTISGAHVAVVNDYLTDKAEQIAAGLPGCRVVADPLDAIADPDVDAVVLATPGPAHEKQLLACLEHGKPVLCEKPLTTDVETSLEVVKREAELGKRLIQVGFMRRFDHEYAALKAMLDSGELGRPLVLHCAHRNPAVPPSFDSAMIVRDSLVHEVDVTRFLFNEEIIAIQIITPSANPGAPDGVADPQIAIMRTASGKHVDVELFVTTGVAYEVRTEVVAEKGSAMIGLDVGLIRKTAPGTWGGQITPGFRERFGQAYDTEFQRWVDAVRHGSSTGNYVDGPSAWDGYAAAAVCEAGVQSLNSGKPVEVTMVARETIAGA; encoded by the coding sequence ATGTCTGACCTTCGTGTCGCCGTACTCGGTGTCGGCATCATGGGCGCCGACCATGTCGCCCGCCTGACGTCGACGATCTCCGGTGCCCATGTGGCCGTCGTCAACGACTACCTCACGGACAAGGCCGAGCAGATCGCTGCGGGCCTGCCGGGTTGCCGGGTGGTCGCCGATCCGCTGGACGCCATCGCCGACCCGGACGTCGACGCCGTCGTGCTGGCCACGCCGGGACCCGCCCACGAGAAGCAACTGCTGGCCTGCCTGGAGCACGGCAAGCCGGTGCTGTGCGAGAAGCCGCTGACCACCGATGTGGAGACCTCGTTGGAGGTGGTCAAACGTGAGGCCGAGCTCGGAAAGCGGCTCATCCAAGTCGGTTTCATGCGCCGCTTCGACCACGAGTACGCCGCGCTGAAGGCGATGCTGGACTCCGGCGAGCTGGGCCGCCCGCTGGTGTTGCACTGTGCGCACCGCAATCCCGCCGTGCCGCCGTCATTCGACAGCGCGATGATCGTCCGCGACTCGCTGGTGCACGAGGTCGATGTGACGCGCTTCCTGTTCAACGAGGAGATCATCGCCATCCAGATCATCACGCCGTCGGCCAACCCGGGTGCGCCCGACGGGGTGGCCGACCCGCAGATCGCCATCATGCGCACCGCATCCGGTAAGCATGTTGATGTCGAGCTGTTCGTGACCACCGGTGTCGCCTACGAGGTGCGCACCGAGGTGGTTGCCGAAAAGGGCAGCGCCATGATCGGTTTGGACGTCGGCCTGATCCGCAAGACCGCGCCGGGCACCTGGGGTGGCCAGATCACGCCCGGTTTCCGGGAACGCTTCGGCCAGGCCTACGACACGGAATTCCAGCGCTGGGTGGACGCCGTGCGGCACGGGTCGTCGACCGGAAATTACGTGGACGGCCCGTCGGCGTGGGACGGCTACGCCGCCGCGGCGGTGTGCGAGGCCGGCGTGCAGTCGCTGAACAGCGGCAAGCCCGTGGAGGTCACGATGGTGGCCCGCGAGACGATCGCGGGCGCGTGA
- a CDS encoding DsbA family oxidoreductase has translation MRTVEVFADVLCPFTHVGLRTLIDRRGDRGLAEPRLRIRAWPLELINGSPLDPDHVGAEISALRSSVRPDLFGGFTLDAFPRTSMTAYALAAAADRVGDPVLIEGVGLALRNALFEEGLDIGRTEVVESIADRFGLAPLDAESTFVAVQADWDEGRARGVVGSPHFFTEDGGDWFCPGLAISRDDVGNFVVAWKQGTEAFVERVFG, from the coding sequence ATGCGCACCGTCGAGGTCTTTGCCGACGTCCTGTGTCCATTCACCCACGTTGGGCTGCGGACGCTGATCGACCGCCGCGGTGACCGTGGACTGGCCGAACCACGCCTGCGTATCCGAGCCTGGCCGCTCGAATTGATCAACGGCAGCCCGCTTGACCCCGACCACGTCGGCGCTGAGATCTCGGCGCTGCGGTCGTCGGTGCGTCCCGACCTCTTCGGGGGCTTCACGCTCGATGCTTTCCCGAGAACGTCGATGACCGCATACGCGCTGGCCGCTGCTGCTGACCGCGTCGGCGACCCCGTGCTGATCGAAGGAGTCGGCTTGGCGCTGCGCAACGCGCTTTTCGAAGAGGGGCTTGATATCGGGCGAACTGAGGTGGTCGAATCCATCGCCGATCGCTTCGGCCTGGCACCTCTCGACGCGGAGTCGACGTTTGTTGCGGTCCAAGCTGATTGGGATGAGGGCCGCGCTCGGGGTGTGGTGGGCTCACCGCACTTCTTCACCGAGGACGGCGGGGACTGGTTTTGCCCCGGGCTGGCAATCAGCCGCGACGATGTCGGCAACTTCGTCGTCGCCTGGAAACAGGGCACGGAGGCGTTCGTCGAACGCGTCTTCGGCTGA
- the trxA gene encoding thioredoxin, which yields MTTSNLTAADFEATVTENPVVLIDFWASWCGPCRAFAPIFDRSSKSHPDVVHAKVDTEAQQELAAALEIQAIPTIMAFRDGILVYRQPGAMPAAALEDLITRVKELDMEDVRAKVAAKS from the coding sequence ATGACAACCAGCAACCTGACCGCCGCCGACTTCGAAGCGACGGTTACCGAGAATCCAGTTGTGCTCATCGACTTCTGGGCTTCCTGGTGCGGCCCGTGCCGCGCCTTCGCTCCGATCTTCGACCGCTCGTCGAAGTCGCACCCCGACGTGGTTCACGCCAAGGTCGACACGGAAGCGCAGCAGGAACTCGCCGCAGCACTGGAGATCCAAGCCATCCCGACGATCATGGCGTTTCGCGACGGCATCCTCGTCTACCGCCAGCCGGGTGCGATGCCGGCTGCCGCACTCGAGGACCTGATCACCCGGGTCAAGGAACTCGACATGGAAGACGTCCGCGCCAAGGTCGCCGCGAAGTCCTGA
- a CDS encoding SDR family oxidoreductase — protein sequence MAATNGKAIDGSIALVTGANRGLGRAFTQALLDRGATKVYAAARNPSSVAFDDSRVVPVALDITDADAVRAAAQACADVSVLINNAGAMLQSPFLTAEDPDAARVEMETNYFGTLAMARAFAPVLAAQPGGSALVNMLSVVSFFVSPFNASYGASKAAEWALTNALRIELHGQGTHVVGVHAGFIDTDMAAVIDGPKIAPEDVAAQTMDAIEGGSPEVLADERTRMTKNSVPTDQTSIYPDIQKAWDAGNNPWRS from the coding sequence ATGGCCGCAACCAACGGCAAAGCCATCGACGGCAGCATCGCACTGGTCACAGGCGCCAACCGCGGCCTCGGCCGGGCGTTCACCCAGGCGCTGCTGGACCGCGGCGCCACCAAGGTCTACGCCGCCGCCCGTAACCCGAGCAGCGTCGCGTTCGACGATTCGCGGGTGGTACCGGTCGCCCTGGACATCACCGACGCTGACGCCGTGCGCGCCGCGGCGCAGGCCTGCGCCGACGTGTCGGTGTTGATCAACAACGCCGGCGCCATGCTGCAGTCGCCGTTCCTGACCGCCGAGGATCCCGATGCCGCCCGGGTCGAGATGGAGACCAACTACTTCGGCACGCTGGCGATGGCACGCGCGTTCGCGCCCGTGCTGGCCGCACAGCCGGGCGGCAGCGCACTGGTGAACATGCTCTCGGTGGTCAGCTTCTTCGTCTCTCCCTTCAACGCCTCCTACGGGGCTTCCAAGGCCGCCGAGTGGGCGTTGACCAACGCGCTGCGGATCGAGTTGCACGGCCAGGGCACGCATGTCGTCGGTGTGCACGCCGGGTTCATCGACACCGATATGGCCGCGGTGATCGACGGCCCGAAGATCGCACCCGAGGACGTCGCGGCCCAGACCATGGACGCCATCGAGGGCGGCTCGCCCGAGGTCCTGGCCGACGAGCGCACCCGGATGACGAAGAATTCGGTACCCACCGATCAGACGTCGATCTACCCGGACATCCAGAAAGCCTGGGACGCCGGCAACAACCCCTGGCGGAGTTGA
- a CDS encoding dienelactone hydrolase family protein: METTFPAPAGPLPAYQARPAGDGPWPGVVIVHDAMGMTGDIKRITDRFADNGYLAITPALYHRGNRLLCVVRTLQAFKKGKGTAVDDLIAARDHLMADPACNGKVGVIGFCMGGGFCLVLAPTGHFDASAPNYGEWPSDISAIPNSCPTVASYGAMDWMLKGAADKLEDLLSTNDVPRDIKEYPTVGHSFMNNWDTPRPVKVIERVVKMNYSRPEAEDAWQRVFAFFGEHLRDSGPAGS, from the coding sequence ATGGAGACCACGTTTCCCGCTCCGGCGGGCCCGCTGCCTGCCTATCAAGCACGGCCGGCCGGCGACGGACCGTGGCCCGGCGTCGTGATCGTGCACGACGCGATGGGCATGACGGGTGACATCAAACGCATCACCGACCGGTTCGCCGACAACGGCTACCTCGCGATCACCCCGGCGCTGTATCACCGGGGCAATCGGCTGCTCTGCGTGGTGCGCACCCTGCAGGCGTTCAAGAAGGGCAAAGGGACCGCCGTCGATGACCTCATCGCCGCCCGCGACCACCTGATGGCCGACCCGGCGTGCAACGGCAAAGTCGGCGTGATCGGATTCTGCATGGGCGGTGGGTTCTGCCTCGTGCTGGCACCGACCGGACACTTCGACGCCTCGGCCCCCAATTACGGGGAATGGCCCTCGGACATCTCGGCGATCCCGAACTCGTGCCCGACCGTGGCCAGTTACGGCGCCATGGACTGGATGCTCAAGGGTGCGGCCGACAAACTGGAAGACCTGCTGTCGACCAACGACGTGCCGCGCGACATCAAGGAATATCCGACCGTCGGGCATTCCTTCATGAACAACTGGGACACCCCGCGACCGGTGAAGGTCATCGAACGCGTGGTGAAGATGAACTACTCACGCCCCGAAGCAGAGGACGCCTGGCAGCGGGTGTTCGCGTTCTTCGGCGAACACCTCAGGGATTCCGGGCCGGCCGGTAGCTGA
- a CDS encoding rhodanese-like domain-containing protein, producing the protein MNVLEIDPTGAMELVNNAGAVLLDVREDDEWSAGHAPGAIHVRLGDLDARTFETAAPIVAVCRSGNRSGSAATKLTAAGLTVYNLVGGMGAWQRIGQPVIRDNGAPGTVI; encoded by the coding sequence ATGAATGTGTTGGAGATCGACCCCACCGGCGCGATGGAGCTTGTCAACAACGCCGGCGCCGTCCTGCTCGACGTTCGCGAGGACGACGAGTGGAGCGCCGGACACGCTCCTGGAGCGATTCATGTGCGACTCGGCGACTTGGACGCGCGCACCTTCGAAACAGCCGCGCCGATTGTGGCGGTGTGCCGGTCGGGGAACCGATCCGGCTCGGCGGCAACGAAACTCACAGCTGCCGGGTTGACCGTCTACAACCTGGTCGGCGGTATGGGGGCCTGGCAGCGGATCGGGCAACCGGTGATCCGCGATAACGGTGCACCCGGCACCGTCATCTGA
- a CDS encoding sugar phosphate isomerase/epimerase family protein, with protein sequence MKIALDPTPFHHDHALLEFPRLVADLGYEYLQLTPHRDFIPFFNHPRADDELVATFRKACADAGVGIASVLPVLRWSAPDEDAREAAVRNWKRVIQITVDLGVNVINTEFAGRPEKAEESERSFFRSMEELLPIIEREGLDVRIDPHPDDFVEDGMEALRIIRGVNSPNIGMVFVACHAFHMGGNMGDIMRAARDKLRLVHVADTMDHHRSHGLRYITNPPGSPVRVHQHLKIGDGDIDWEEFFSGLAEIGFYDRSDTVMVSSVFAEDENAHEVSRYQLATMTDYVAKYRACR encoded by the coding sequence ATGAAGATCGCCCTGGATCCCACCCCGTTCCACCACGATCACGCGCTACTCGAATTTCCGCGCTTGGTCGCCGATCTGGGCTATGAGTACCTGCAGCTGACTCCGCATCGCGATTTCATCCCGTTCTTCAACCACCCACGCGCCGACGACGAGCTGGTGGCCACGTTCCGTAAGGCCTGCGCCGACGCAGGAGTCGGGATCGCCTCGGTGTTGCCGGTACTGCGCTGGTCGGCGCCGGACGAGGATGCTCGCGAAGCCGCGGTACGCAATTGGAAGCGCGTCATCCAGATCACTGTGGACCTCGGCGTGAATGTGATCAACACCGAGTTCGCCGGCCGCCCCGAAAAAGCCGAAGAGTCGGAGCGGTCGTTCTTCCGGTCCATGGAGGAACTGCTGCCGATCATCGAGCGCGAAGGACTCGACGTCCGAATCGATCCGCACCCCGACGACTTCGTCGAGGACGGGATGGAGGCGTTGCGGATCATCCGCGGGGTCAACTCCCCCAATATCGGCATGGTCTTCGTCGCGTGCCACGCCTTCCACATGGGCGGGAACATGGGCGACATTATGCGGGCCGCCCGCGACAAGCTGCGGCTGGTGCACGTGGCCGACACCATGGACCATCACCGCAGCCACGGCCTGCGCTACATCACCAATCCGCCGGGCAGCCCGGTACGAGTGCATCAGCACCTCAAGATCGGTGACGGTGACATCGACTGGGAGGAGTTTTTCTCCGGCCTGGCCGAGATCGGCTTTTACGACCGGTCCGACACCGTGATGGTTTCCTCGGTGTTCGCCGAAGACGAGAACGCGCACGAGGTCTCGCGCTACCAGTTGGCGACGATGACGGACTACGTCGCGAAATACCGCGCCTGCCGGTAG
- a CDS encoding NAD(P)/FAD-dependent oxidoreductase, translating to MTITAKHQILIVGGGTAGITVAARMLRKGYTDVAVIEPSSKHYYQPLWTLVGAGQAKASTTERDESSVMPKGATWITNAASAFAPENNTVTCVDGATYEYDVLVVSPGIQLDWNRTEGLEDALGRDGVSSNYRFDLAPRTWDFIRNLRSGTAVFSVPSGAIKCAGAPQKIAYLASDYWRKQGVLSDIDVHLVMPGARPFGIPAIADSLDKVIADYGITLHTNSEVTSVDAAARKVGITSVAPGGTDTMLPYDVLHAVPLQSAPDWIKTSPLSTGDATGYVDIDKHTMQHVRYPNVFSLGDVGSSPNSKTGAAIRKQAPVVADNIEAFLTKQPLRASYDGYSSCPIVTSSHAMLLAEFDYDLQLEPTFPLLNPTTPHRAYWYLKKYGLPFMYWNLMLKGLA from the coding sequence ATGACCATCACAGCCAAACACCAGATCCTGATCGTCGGCGGCGGAACTGCCGGTATCACCGTCGCGGCGCGGATGCTCCGCAAGGGCTACACCGACGTCGCCGTGATCGAACCGTCGAGCAAGCACTACTACCAACCGTTGTGGACGTTGGTCGGCGCCGGACAGGCGAAGGCCTCGACGACCGAGCGCGACGAGTCCTCAGTCATGCCCAAGGGTGCCACCTGGATCACGAACGCCGCCAGTGCCTTTGCCCCCGAGAACAACACGGTGACGTGCGTCGACGGAGCGACCTACGAGTATGACGTGCTCGTCGTGAGTCCGGGCATCCAGCTCGACTGGAACCGCACCGAGGGCCTGGAGGACGCCCTGGGCCGCGACGGGGTTTCGTCGAACTACCGGTTCGACCTCGCACCGCGCACCTGGGACTTCATCCGCAACCTGCGTTCGGGCACCGCGGTGTTCTCCGTTCCGTCCGGCGCCATCAAGTGCGCCGGCGCGCCGCAGAAGATCGCCTACCTGGCATCGGACTATTGGCGAAAGCAGGGAGTGCTCTCCGACATCGACGTCCACCTGGTCATGCCGGGTGCGCGGCCGTTCGGCATTCCGGCGATCGCGGACAGCCTCGACAAGGTCATCGCCGACTACGGAATCACCTTGCACACCAATTCCGAAGTGACGTCGGTCGACGCCGCGGCGCGCAAGGTCGGCATCACCAGCGTCGCTCCCGGTGGGACGGACACCATGCTGCCCTACGACGTATTGCACGCCGTCCCGCTGCAGTCGGCGCCGGACTGGATCAAGACCAGTCCGCTGTCGACCGGTGACGCGACGGGTTACGTCGATATCGACAAGCACACGATGCAACACGTGCGGTACCCAAATGTGTTCAGTCTGGGTGACGTTGGTTCGTCGCCGAACTCAAAGACGGGTGCCGCGATCCGCAAACAGGCCCCCGTGGTCGCCGATAACATCGAGGCGTTCTTGACGAAACAGCCACTGCGGGCATCGTATGACGGTTACTCCTCGTGCCCGATCGTCACCTCGTCGCATGCGATGCTGCTCGCCGAGTTCGACTACGACCTGCAGTTGGAACCCACCTTCCCTCTGCTCAATCCGACGACGCCGCACCGCGCCTACTGGTACCTGAAGAAATACGGGCTCCCCTTCATGTACTGGAATCTGATGCTCAAGGGCCTGGCTTAG